Proteins encoded by one window of Nitrospira sp.:
- a CDS encoding cytochrome c-type biogenesis protein CcmH, with translation MMRVWTLILALAIPGLVAAQEARPLAENPQAEARLKALAVELRCLVCQNQTLADSNAPLAEDLRREVREMIAKNMSDQQIIDFLVERYGDFVLYRPPLRVTTTLLWVGPFLLLAIGGTALILAVRRRQKTLPEAVVSDADHARVEQLLSDGAKHP, from the coding sequence ATGATGCGAGTTTGGACGTTGATTCTGGCGCTGGCAATCCCCGGTCTGGTGGCCGCTCAAGAAGCGCGCCCGCTGGCCGAGAACCCGCAAGCTGAGGCCCGGCTCAAGGCGCTCGCGGTCGAGTTGCGTTGCCTGGTCTGCCAGAACCAAACGTTGGCGGATTCCAATGCCCCGTTGGCTGAGGATCTGCGCCGGGAAGTGCGCGAGATGATCGCAAAGAACATGAGCGATCAGCAGATCATTGATTTCCTCGTGGAACGTTACGGCGACTTTGTTCTGTACAGGCCGCCGTTACGGGTGACGACGACGCTGCTGTGGGTCGGACCATTTCTCCTGCTGGCCATCGGAGGGACGGCGTTGATCCTGGCCGTTCGGCGTAGGCAGAAGACCCTTCCTGAGGCGGTGGTGTCCGATGCCGACCACGCACGAGTGGAGCAATTGTTATCCGATGGAGCCAAACACCCATGA